In one Nostoc sp. KVJ3 genomic region, the following are encoded:
- a CDS encoding PEP-CTERM sorting domain-containing protein (PEP-CTERM proteins occur, often in large numbers, in the proteomes of bacteria that also encode an exosortase, a predicted intramembrane cysteine proteinase. The presence of a PEP-CTERM domain at a protein's C-terminus predicts cleavage within the sorting domain, followed by covalent anchoring to some some component of the (usually Gram-negative) cell surface. Many PEP-CTERM proteins exhibit an unusual sequence composition that includes large numbers of potential glycosylation sites. Expression of one such protein has been shown restore the ability of a bacterium to form floc, a type of biofilm.) — MLCSLRSQFVSLMVLTGLIVPCTATIARADFARLTLDSEPGDYIGEGKTFDIYDTNLGDTISAQIRRTLSDGSPAELLWVLDRPSTPENEFALVFFGTDALGVPIQPGFYSEARRADFAPPGFAGLDISFQNRGSNEVFGSFTINEVTFTPDRSKILTFDAEFLQRSESLTAPALRGQFQFNIQAAAVPEPSSTLGLVSAGCLILYGRIRRGRGASAIADLVGCVNGV, encoded by the coding sequence ATGCTTTGTAGTCTTCGCAGCCAATTTGTTTCTCTGATGGTACTAACTGGGTTAATAGTTCCATGTACAGCTACAATAGCTCGTGCAGACTTTGCACGCTTGACGTTAGATAGCGAACCTGGTGACTACATAGGGGAGGGTAAAACGTTTGATATTTATGACACCAACCTTGGTGACACTATTTCTGCTCAGATCCGCCGTACGCTATCCGATGGTAGCCCCGCCGAGTTGCTCTGGGTTCTGGATCGTCCATCGACACCTGAAAATGAATTCGCTCTTGTATTTTTTGGAACTGATGCATTAGGTGTCCCAATTCAGCCGGGATTCTACTCCGAAGCTCGGCGAGCAGATTTTGCGCCCCCTGGGTTTGCAGGTTTGGATATATCCTTTCAGAACCGTGGTTCAAACGAGGTCTTTGGTAGTTTTACCATCAATGAGGTAACTTTTACACCTGACCGTTCAAAAATTTTGACATTTGATGCAGAGTTCCTGCAACGATCAGAGAGTCTTACCGCCCCTGCACTACGTGGGCAGTTCCAATTCAACATACAGGCTGCCGCCGTTCCCGAACCATCATCTACATTAGGACTGGTGAGTGCTGGCTGTCTAATACTGTATGGTCGAATTCGACGAGGTAGAGGAGCAAGTGCGATCGCTGATCTTGTAGGGTGCGTTAACGGAGTGTAA
- a CDS encoding DUF433 domain-containing protein, with translation MNYRKYITIEANKRGGKPCVRGLRITVYEVLEYLASEMTEAEILDDFPDLTREDLKACIAYAADRERRIMISPLSA, from the coding sequence ATGAATTACAGAAAATATATCACAATTGAAGCGAATAAACGCGGTGGTAAGCCTTGTGTGCGTGGCTTGCGAATTACAGTTTATGAGGTGCTTGAATACCTAGCTTCTGAGATGACCGAAGCAGAAATTCTTGATGATTTTCCCGATCTGACGCGAGAAGATTTAAAAGCTTGTATTGCTTATGCGGCTGACCGTGAACGTCGGATTATGATTTCTCCATTATCAGCATGA
- a CDS encoding hydrogenase small subunit, whose protein sequence is MTNVLWLQGGACSGNTMSFLNAEEPTVCDLIADFGINLLWHPSLGVELGNNLQTLLRDCISGKIPLDILVFEGSVVNAPNGTGEWNRFADRAMKDWLADLAKVAKFIVAVGDCATWGGIPAMSPNPSESQGLQFLKRQEGGFLGKDFVSQAGLPVINIPGCPAHPDWITQILVAIATGRIADIAFDELNRPQTFFNTFTQTGCTRNVHFAYKASTAEFGQRKGCLFYDLGCRGPMTHSSCNRILWNRVSSKTRAGMPCLGCTEPEFPFFDLKPGTVFKTQTVMGVPKELPPGFNKKDYALLTMVAKDAAPAWAEEDFFTV, encoded by the coding sequence ATGACTAACGTACTATGGCTACAAGGTGGTGCTTGTTCAGGCAACACCATGTCATTTCTCAACGCTGAAGAACCGACAGTCTGCGATTTAATTGCCGACTTTGGCATCAATTTACTTTGGCATCCATCTTTGGGGGTGGAACTAGGCAACAACTTACAAACACTGCTGCGGGATTGCATTTCTGGCAAAATTCCTTTAGATATCTTGGTATTTGAAGGCAGTGTTGTTAACGCCCCTAACGGTACTGGCGAATGGAATCGGTTCGCCGATCGCGCCATGAAAGATTGGTTAGCAGACCTCGCCAAAGTCGCTAAATTTATCGTCGCGGTGGGAGACTGTGCAACCTGGGGAGGAATCCCCGCCATGTCACCCAACCCCAGCGAATCACAAGGTTTGCAATTTCTCAAACGTCAAGAAGGCGGCTTTTTAGGGAAAGATTTCGTATCCCAAGCCGGATTACCTGTAATTAATATACCCGGATGTCCCGCCCATCCCGACTGGATTACGCAGATATTAGTTGCGATCGCTACTGGACGCATAGCAGACATTGCTTTCGATGAACTAAATCGTCCGCAAACTTTCTTCAACACCTTTACCCAAACAGGTTGTACCCGCAATGTCCACTTTGCCTATAAAGCCTCAACTGCCGAATTTGGTCAGCGCAAAGGCTGCTTATTCTACGACTTGGGTTGTCGCGGCCCCATGACTCATTCTTCTTGCAACCGCATCTTATGGAACCGCGTCTCATCTAAAACTCGCGCCGGAATGCCTTGTTTAGGTTGCACAGAACCAGAATTTCCCTTCTTTGACCTCAAACCGGGAACTGTATTTAAAACCCAAACAGTCATGGGAGTTCCCAAAGAATTACCGCCAGGATTCAACAAAAAAGACTACGCCTTACTCACAATGGTCGCCAAAGACGCAGCACCAGCTTGGGCAGAAGAAGACTTTTTTACAGTTTAG
- a CDS encoding ATP-binding protein, with protein MSRWFNIAGPCKDDIHYMLSPTTRLPDLEELIQQRSYFVLHAPRQTGKTTAMLALAQQLTATGRYAAVMVSVEVGSAFNHDPGAAELAILGAWQNTIEIRLSKELQPPVKQWQQEEPGNRIRAFLQAWAKASPRPLVVFIDEIDSLQDETLISILRQLRDGFPNRPENFPTSVGLIGLRDVRDYKVASGGSDRLNTSSPFNIKVSSITLRNFNAEEVVELYQQHTEETGQFFTKEATATAFDLTQGQPWLVNALAKEVVEKMVKDRSIAITKEHILQAKEILIARQDTHLDSLAEKLREKRVQNIIEPILAGQTLPDTLADDRQYLIDLGLLRRDPAGGLVISNPIYREVIPRVLVQGTQDSLPHISPSWLTPKGELNIDTLLEAFIRFWRQHGEPLLGSAVYHEIAPHIVLMAFLHRVVNGGGTLEREYAIGSDRMDLCLRYKDVTLGIELKVWREKKRDPQTEGIEQLESYLGRLGLDFGWLFVFDRRKNALPMEERLSTQVVVTENQRRITVIRA; from the coding sequence ATGTCTCGCTGGTTTAATATTGCAGGTCCTTGTAAAGACGATATCCACTATATGCTATCTCCAACAACCAGATTACCAGATTTGGAGGAGCTAATCCAACAGCGTAGTTATTTTGTCCTTCATGCACCGCGACAAACGGGGAAAACCACAGCAATGTTAGCCCTAGCACAGCAACTTACCGCCACAGGACGTTATGCAGCAGTAATGGTATCAGTAGAGGTAGGAAGTGCATTTAATCATGACCCCGGTGCGGCAGAATTAGCGATTTTGGGAGCTTGGCAGAATACAATAGAAATCCGCTTATCCAAAGAATTACAACCACCTGTTAAACAATGGCAACAGGAAGAACCAGGAAACAGAATTAGGGCTTTTTTGCAAGCTTGGGCAAAAGCTTCACCCCGACCTTTGGTAGTATTTATTGATGAAATTGATTCTTTGCAAGATGAAACCCTAATTTCGATACTCAGGCAATTACGAGATGGTTTTCCCAATCGTCCAGAAAATTTTCCGACATCCGTGGGATTAATTGGTTTACGGGATGTGCGGGATTATAAGGTGGCATCAGGTGGTAGTGACAGATTAAATACATCCAGTCCTTTTAATATTAAAGTCAGTTCTATTACCCTGAGAAATTTTAATGCCGAGGAAGTTGTAGAACTATATCAACAACATACAGAAGAAACAGGACAATTTTTCACAAAAGAAGCAACCGCAACAGCCTTTGATTTAACCCAAGGACAACCTTGGTTAGTTAATGCTCTTGCTAAAGAAGTTGTAGAAAAAATGGTTAAGGATAGAAGTATTGCTATTACCAAAGAACATATTTTACAGGCTAAGGAAATATTAATTGCCCGCCAAGATACTCATCTTGATAGTTTAGCTGAAAAACTCAGAGAAAAACGAGTTCAAAATATTATTGAGCCGATTTTAGCAGGGCAAACATTACCCGATACCCTAGCCGACGATCGCCAATATTTAATTGATTTAGGATTATTGCGACGTGATCCTGCGGGGGGACTGGTTATTTCTAACCCGATTTATCGTGAAGTCATTCCCCGCGTTTTAGTGCAAGGAACTCAGGATAGTTTACCTCATATTAGTCCTAGTTGGTTAACCCCAAAAGGTGAGTTAAATATAGATACTTTACTTGAAGCGTTTATTAGATTTTGGCGACAGCACGGAGAACCATTACTTGGTAGCGCTGTTTATCATGAAATCGCACCGCATATCGTATTAATGGCTTTCTTACATCGTGTTGTCAATGGTGGTGGAACTTTGGAACGGGAATATGCAATTGGTAGTGACAGAATGGATTTATGTCTGCGTTACAAAGATGTCACGTTAGGTATTGAGTTAAAGGTCTGGCGCGAGAAAAAGCGTGATCCTCAAACTGAGGGTATTGAGCAATTAGAATCCTATTTAGGGCGTTTGGGGTTGGATTTTGGTTGGTTATTTGTGTTTGACAGGCGTAAAAATGCCTTACCAATGGAAGAACGTTTATCAACTCAGGTTGTGGTGACGGAAAATCAACGTCGGATTACTGTAATTCGGGCGTGA
- a CDS encoding NifU family protein has translation MTNLEELVQEINRFEAIISEWDESQRCVAVGLKRAIEALHKAALTNLIKSLKQESMPALRHAVADELVYAVLLYHELVKPPKPPLAQRIQTALEEISPGLKSHNGDVELVAIKSPDTVEVRLIGTCSTCPTSTLTLSQGVEQAIKNHCPEITKVVAVNNSSTVNNANSSLISPFSAKITCTWMKVATLDEVPEFSVVAVQLAGNSLILHRQGATVKCYRNSCTHLGSPLEKGKVENGIITCPSHGFQYKLETGECLTAPDISLQSYPVKIKGDKVFVKLQK, from the coding sequence ATGACAAATCTTGAAGAATTAGTTCAGGAAATTAATCGTTTTGAGGCAATTATATCCGAGTGGGATGAAAGCCAACGGTGTGTAGCAGTTGGTTTAAAAAGAGCAATTGAAGCTTTGCATAAAGCTGCATTGACTAATTTGATCAAAAGCCTAAAACAAGAATCAATGCCAGCTTTGCGTCATGCTGTTGCAGATGAATTAGTGTATGCAGTGCTACTGTATCACGAGTTAGTCAAACCACCAAAACCACCATTAGCGCAACGCATTCAGACAGCCCTTGAAGAAATTAGCCCAGGTTTAAAAAGCCATAATGGGGATGTAGAATTAGTGGCAATTAAGTCACCAGATACAGTAGAAGTTAGATTAATTGGAACTTGCAGTACTTGTCCAACTTCCACTTTAACTTTATCTCAGGGAGTAGAACAGGCAATAAAAAACCATTGCCCCGAAATTACCAAAGTAGTGGCAGTCAATAACAGTTCTACTGTTAACAACGCTAATTCTAGTTTAATCAGTCCATTCTCTGCAAAAATAACTTGTACTTGGATGAAAGTAGCGACCCTTGATGAAGTTCCTGAATTTAGTGTAGTGGCAGTACAACTTGCTGGTAATTCACTAATTTTACATCGTCAAGGTGCTACAGTAAAATGCTACCGTAATTCTTGCACTCATCTAGGATCTCCCTTAGAAAAGGGTAAAGTTGAAAATGGTATTATTACCTGTCCTTCCCACGGATTTCAGTACAAATTAGAGACAGGTGAATGCCTAACTGCGCCTGATATTTCGCTTCAGTCGTATCCAGTCAAGATTAAAGGCGATAAGGTTTTTGTGAAACTGCAAAAATGA
- a CDS encoding helix-turn-helix domain-containing protein, translated as MPKTSDAIKIIDKMTSSDHELEALVELASINAEVAQLIYEARTKAGLTQKQLAELVGTKQPVIARLEDADYEGHSLSMLQKIAHALNQRVVIQLAPMEHEQSA; from the coding sequence ATGCCCAAGACTAGCGATGCGATAAAAATCATTGACAAAATGACTAGCAGCGACCATGAGCTTGAGGCATTGGTGGAGTTAGCCTCAATCAATGCAGAAGTGGCACAGTTGATTTATGAAGCTAGAACAAAAGCGGGGTTGACACAGAAACAGCTTGCTGAACTTGTTGGCACAAAACAGCCTGTGATTGCACGGCTTGAAGATGCCGACTATGAGGGACACTCCCTTTCAATGCTACAAAAAATCGCTCACGCTCTCAATCAACGGGTAGTGATTCAACTAGCTCCGATGGAACATGAGCAAAGCGCATAG
- a CDS encoding type II toxin-antitoxin system VapC family toxin encodes MIIVDTGFWLALANKKDTVHISAKKRFQDLANQQFITTWCVVTETCYLLQKRVGIDAPKIFIHKISTGKLQIFDLKQHHCQRIEELMEKYKDLPMDLADSSLVILAEELGHGQILSVDYRDFNTYRWKNTEPFDNLFQEFL; translated from the coding sequence ATGATCATAGTTGATACAGGCTTTTGGTTAGCTCTTGCCAATAAAAAAGATACAGTTCATATATCCGCAAAAAAACGATTTCAAGATTTAGCTAATCAGCAATTTATTACAACCTGGTGTGTCGTTACAGAAACGTGCTATCTATTACAAAAAAGAGTAGGAATAGATGCTCCAAAAATCTTTATTCATAAAATTTCTACAGGAAAGCTACAAATCTTTGATCTCAAACAACATCATTGCCAGCGTATTGAAGAACTGATGGAAAAATATAAAGACTTACCGATGGATCTAGCAGATTCCTCTCTCGTTATCCTTGCAGAAGAATTAGGTCATGGCCAAATTTTATCAGTCGATTATCGAGACTTCAACACCTATCGCTGGAAAAATACAGAACCGTTCGATAACCTCTTCCAGGAATTTTTATGA
- a CDS encoding DUF5615 family PIN-like protein, translating into MKLLFDENLSPKLSTRLSDLFPGSLHVRDVGMKATIDPIVWNYAKDNDLMIVSKDADMHDLSLVFGNPPKVIWLRLGNCSTLQVENLLRREFSTIKLFYEDENSSLLALSF; encoded by the coding sequence ATGAAATTACTGTTTGATGAAAACTTATCCCCTAAATTATCCACTCGTTTGAGCGATCTTTTTCCAGGCTCGCTTCATGTTCGGGATGTAGGCATGAAAGCAACAATAGACCCGATAGTTTGGAATTATGCAAAAGATAATGATTTGATGATAGTCTCGAAAGATGCTGATATGCACGATCTGAGTTTAGTGTTTGGGAATCCCCCAAAAGTCATCTGGCTTAGACTTGGAAACTGTTCTACCTTACAAGTTGAAAATTTACTGCGTCGGGAGTTCAGCACGATCAAATTATTTTATGAAGATGAAAATTCATCATTGCTTGCCCTCTCATTTTAA
- a CDS encoding REP-associated tyrosine transposase produces MPNYRRPNVSGGTYFITQVTYQRESWLCTDIGRKSLREAIEKVREKYPFCIDAFVLLPEHFHCLWTLPPDDKYLSVRLRLIKTYVTKHYGQELGVNREVSQSRQKRGESNLWQRRFWEHLIRDERNFALHCDYIHDNPVRHGFCENPQDWQYSSIHRFIAQGIYPTDWGKDDRKEKPQGYWDD; encoded by the coding sequence ATGCCTAATTATAGAAGACCTAATGTTTCTGGAGGTACATATTTCATCACACAAGTCACTTATCAAAGAGAATCTTGGCTCTGTACTGATATAGGGAGAAAATCTCTCCGAGAAGCAATAGAAAAAGTAAGGGAAAAATATCCTTTTTGTATTGATGCTTTTGTTTTATTACCTGAGCATTTTCATTGTTTGTGGACTTTACCCCCTGATGATAAATATTTGTCGGTGAGATTACGCTTAATTAAAACTTATGTTACTAAACATTATGGACAAGAATTAGGAGTTAATCGGGAGGTTTCTCAATCACGACAAAAGCGAGGAGAAAGTAATCTTTGGCAACGTCGGTTTTGGGAGCATTTAATTCGGGATGAACGGAATTTTGCGCTCCATTGTGATTATATTCATGATAATCCGGTTCGACATGGATTCTGTGAAAATCCCCAAGATTGGCAGTATTCCAGTATTCATCGGTTTATCGCTCAGGGAATTTATCCAACCGATTGGGGTAAAGATGACAGAAAGGAAAAACCTCAAGGATATTGGGACGATTAG
- a CDS encoding type II toxin-antitoxin system RelE/ParE family toxin, translating to MPETRVVFYQEEDREVPVLEWLTRLLKEDRKGYANCVARIKQLAASGYELRRPAADYLRDGIYELRAKHIHVQYRILYFFHGQNVAILAHAITKEESTVPQIDIQRAITRKLLFEENPEVHTYLEEQEDAQD from the coding sequence GTGCCTGAAACCCGTGTTGTTTTCTACCAGGAAGAAGACAGGGAAGTTCCCGTCCTTGAATGGCTGACGCGACTTTTGAAAGAAGACCGCAAAGGTTATGCAAACTGTGTTGCTCGAATCAAACAACTTGCGGCATCAGGATACGAACTCCGTCGCCCGGCGGCTGATTACTTGCGCGACGGGATATATGAGCTTCGGGCAAAGCATATTCATGTGCAGTACCGAATCTTGTACTTCTTTCATGGGCAAAACGTAGCGATTCTCGCTCACGCCATTACAAAAGAAGAATCAACTGTACCACAAATTGATATTCAACGAGCGATCACACGAAAGCTTTTATTTGAAGAAAACCCAGAAGTTCACACCTACCTAGAGGAACAAGAGGATGCCCAAGACTAG